The nucleotide window CTGCAAAGTTTAATGCTAACGTATCGCTTTTTCCAAATCCAACAAGTGACTATGTTGTAATAAGCGTTGAAGGCACAAATGCAGATAACTTAAGATATGAGCTTTTTGATATGAACGGCAAATTATTACAATCTGCAAAAATGTCATCAAACGAAACAAATATTTTAATGAGAGATTATGCAAGTGCATCATACTTTGTTAAAGTATATAACAACGAAAACGAATCTAAAAATTTTAAAATCAACAAAAACTAATAAACAATGAAAAAAACAGTACGTAATTTTAGTTTAGCATTAATGTTATTATTGTCATTCAATGGCATTTTCACTAATGCTTTTGCACAAGCTCCAAATCTTATCAGTTATCAGGTTGTAGTACGTAATGCAGGTAATGCATTATTAGCAAACCTTCCGGTTGGAATGCAGGTAAGCATTTTACAAGGTTCAGCTAGTGGTACTGCAGTTTATGTAGAAACACAAATGCCAACAACTAACATTAATGGTTTAGCAACTATTCAAATTGGTGGTGGTACACTTGTATCTGGCGACTTTACAACAATTAACTGGTCAGCAGGTCCTTATTTTATTAAAACAGAAACTGATCCAGCTGGTGGAACAAGTTATTCTATTGTTGCAACTCAACAATTATTATCAGTTCCTTACGCAATATATGCAGCAACATCCGGTAGTTCAACTCCTGGTCCTGCAGGTAATGGTATAGTTTCAACTGTTGATAATGGAAACGGTACTTTTACTATTACTTATTCTGATGCTTCTACATTTACAACAGCAAATCTTACCGGTCCACAAGGTGTTGCAGGTAACGACGGAGCTATTGGTCCAGTTGGTCCTCAAGGTCCTGCCGGTGTATTATCAGTAAATTGCTTACAATGCCATGATCATAATTCAACAACTTCATCTCCATTAGCTGAAGCTTTAGAAAATGCTGCTTATGAAATCGAATTCTCTGGCC belongs to Bacteroidia bacterium and includes:
- a CDS encoding T9SS type A sorting domain-containing protein; amino-acid sequence: MTKAIFVICCLLGWGTTIFAQQGTVTAGGEASGSGGSITYTIGETNNISATGTTGNINQGMQQPYEIFTVSISAKFNANVSLFPNPTSDYVVISVEGTNADNLRYELFDMNGKLLQSAKMSSNETNILMRDYASASYFVKVYNNENESKNFKINKN